From one Pirellulales bacterium genomic stretch:
- a CDS encoding tetratricopeptide repeat protein → MAPMLCALAMVGCRQTAIDVAKGRPLEPEPNFIPSDYKKPSQTWTERLSPDNLGKTMKAAVGLGPNQTTAETHFAAGEKHFAAKQYDAAAKEFKKAAGYWPDSALEEQAMFLWAESHFFADRYSKADDRYGELLKKYPNTRYLDTSVARIFSIGHYWLEKDKTSHRWVLVPNFVDRTQPIFDTRGHGINAMDNVRVNDPRGQLADDAIMHAANTYFVAGRYEDADYYYGLLRTDHPKSEFQLDAHLLGLKSKLMCYQGPGYNGKPLEEAEVLIDQMLVQFPHELGDQRELVMQEKARVRYARADRDMKLAKYFDDGGHHGAAKIYYAEVIKNFPQTPHSDDAKTRLAAIQKEPDHPPNRLALITDLFEKEEYPEVTPGATTVTAEKDDSAKRQ, encoded by the coding sequence GTGGCGCCAATGCTCTGCGCACTGGCCATGGTCGGCTGTCGTCAAACGGCGATTGACGTGGCCAAAGGCCGGCCGCTGGAGCCAGAGCCGAATTTCATTCCGTCGGACTACAAGAAACCCTCGCAAACGTGGACCGAAAGGCTATCGCCGGACAACCTCGGCAAGACGATGAAAGCTGCCGTGGGGTTGGGGCCAAATCAGACAACTGCCGAGACGCATTTTGCCGCAGGTGAGAAGCATTTTGCCGCCAAACAGTACGATGCTGCCGCCAAGGAATTCAAGAAGGCCGCCGGTTATTGGCCCGATTCGGCGCTCGAAGAACAAGCCATGTTCCTGTGGGCCGAAAGTCACTTTTTCGCCGACCGCTACTCCAAAGCCGACGACCGCTACGGCGAACTGCTAAAAAAGTATCCCAACACGCGGTATCTCGACACCTCGGTGGCCCGGATTTTTTCGATCGGCCACTATTGGCTCGAAAAAGACAAGACCAGCCACCGCTGGGTGTTGGTTCCTAATTTTGTCGATCGTACGCAACCGATCTTTGACACGCGCGGGCACGGGATCAATGCGATGGACAACGTGCGCGTCAACGACCCGCGCGGCCAGTTGGCGGACGACGCGATCATGCATGCCGCGAATACATATTTCGTGGCCGGGCGATACGAAGACGCGGATTACTACTATGGCTTGTTACGCACCGATCATCCGAAAAGCGAATTTCAGCTTGACGCCCATCTGTTGGGGCTAAAGAGCAAGCTGATGTGTTACCAAGGTCCGGGTTACAACGGCAAACCACTGGAGGAAGCCGAGGTGCTGATCGACCAGATGCTCGTGCAATTCCCTCACGAACTGGGAGACCAGCGCGAGTTGGTGATGCAAGAAAAGGCTCGCGTGCGCTATGCCAGGGCCGATCGAGATATGAAACTCGCGAAGTACTTTGACGACGGCGGACATCACGGCGCCGCCAAGATCTACTACGCCGAGGTGATCAAAAACTTCCCCCAAACGCCTCATTCCGACGACGCCAAAACGCGGCTAGCGGCAATCCAGAAAGAGCCGGATCACCCGCCGAACCGGCTCGCGCTGATTACGGATCTGTTTGAAAAAGAAGAGTATCCCGAAGTCACGCCGGGGGCAACGACGGTGACTGCCGAGAAAGATGACAGCGCCAAGCGGCAGTAG
- a CDS encoding thioredoxin-disulfide reductase yields the protein MAEKVVIIGSGPAGWSAAIYAARAELQPLVFEGAITEENRLAGTLPLGQLALTTEVENYAGFPAGDLKSFLESALSKDRLQYMNIHEGKHAVTGPELMELMRQQATNFGTRIVTDDVVEVDLNRRPFTVKPREGPTVETHTILVATGAKANYLGLSSEEKYKNRGVSACAVCDGALPRFRNRPLVVVGGGDSAVEEATYLTKYASVVHMVQRRDKMRASKIMQERALSNMKIDMVWNHTLDEVLGDEQAGVTSVRLRSTTGGGLKSLEASGVFLAIGHTPNTAFLRGQVELNEQGYIKFKQPLRTNTSVDGVFAAGDVADDYYRQAITSAGTGCMAALDAERWLAAKGIH from the coding sequence GTGGCAGAAAAAGTAGTCATCATCGGCAGCGGCCCGGCCGGCTGGTCGGCGGCCATTTACGCAGCGCGAGCGGAACTTCAGCCGCTCGTTTTCGAGGGAGCGATCACCGAGGAAAACCGCTTGGCGGGGACGCTTCCGCTCGGCCAGCTTGCGCTGACGACCGAGGTCGAGAACTACGCTGGCTTTCCCGCCGGCGATTTGAAATCGTTTCTGGAGTCGGCCCTCTCGAAAGACCGCCTTCAATACATGAACATCCACGAAGGCAAACACGCCGTCACCGGGCCTGAACTGATGGAGCTGATGCGACAGCAAGCGACAAACTTCGGCACGCGGATCGTCACCGACGATGTCGTCGAGGTCGATTTGAATCGGCGGCCGTTTACGGTGAAACCTCGCGAGGGACCAACCGTCGAGACGCACACGATCCTTGTCGCCACTGGTGCGAAGGCGAATTACCTGGGGCTGTCCTCGGAAGAAAAGTACAAAAATCGCGGCGTGAGTGCTTGCGCCGTGTGCGACGGCGCACTGCCGCGATTCCGCAATCGGCCGCTGGTCGTCGTCGGTGGTGGCGATTCCGCGGTTGAAGAAGCGACCTATCTCACGAAATATGCATCGGTGGTTCACATGGTTCAGCGGCGCGACAAAATGCGGGCGAGCAAAATCATGCAAGAGCGCGCATTGTCGAATATGAAGATCGATATGGTCTGGAATCATACACTCGATGAAGTTCTCGGCGACGAGCAAGCCGGCGTGACCAGCGTACGTCTGCGCAGCACGACCGGCGGGGGGCTAAAGTCGCTCGAAGCCAGCGGCGTCTTTCTCGCCATCGGCCACACGCCGAATACCGCGTTTTTGCGCGGACAGGTGGAACTCAACGAACAGGGCTATATCAAATTCAAGCAGCCGCTGCGCACAAATACGAGTGTCGATGGGGTGTTTGCCGCGGGCGATGTGGCGGACGATTACTACCGCCAGGCCATCACTTCCGCCGGAACAGGCTGCATGGCTGCGCTCGACGCCGAGCGCTGGCTGGCGGCAAAGGGAATCCATTAG
- a CDS encoding carbon starvation protein A, producing MNLLAIVAIAAVVLTVAYFTYGRLLTRLLQLDAARATPAVELRDDLDYDPIDSKFLLSQHFSAIAAAGPIVGPILAGLMFGWVPALLWILIGSILIGGVHDMTALTASIRHKARSIAEVVRQHMSQRSFLLFLAFIWIALVYIIVAFTDVTASAFVGGDELVRRGTATAMAADPSAVTAETIGESGGVTGGAIATSSILYLVLPIVMGLLLRYTRLSLGWATLIFVPLVGVVIWVGQYFPFDLGLILQRLHPTMDLSAADQAAQKWWDVALLAYCLIAGVVPVWLLLQPRGHLGGYFLYAALMAGFIGVVLGGFEIQYDAFKGWGATGGKGETLLPFLFITIACGACSGFHSLIASGTTSKQLKFETDARPVGYGAMLLEAMVATFALASVMILSNDSALTKQSPNQIYASGLGEFLGTLGIAKGFAIAFGLMAFTTFVYDTLDVCTRLGRYIIQELTGLQNWIGRWLGTALTAGVPLYFLLNPPIDASGKAVPAWKTFWFLFGASNQLLAALSLLGVTVWLWRTRRAGWVWFVTGIPTVVMYTMSTWALVAMTWPKFLNGDGEFSAPSDPVPWAGLILILLALLMLIEAVLAIAQSKAPPAAGTQPKLVPAT from the coding sequence ATGAACCTGCTTGCCATCGTCGCCATCGCAGCGGTCGTTTTGACCGTGGCCTATTTCACCTATGGCCGGCTGTTGACGCGGCTGCTGCAATTGGACGCAGCGCGAGCGACTCCGGCCGTCGAATTGCGCGACGATTTGGATTACGATCCGATCGATTCGAAATTCCTGCTCAGCCAACACTTTTCCGCGATTGCCGCCGCGGGGCCGATCGTCGGCCCGATCTTGGCCGGCCTGATGTTCGGCTGGGTTCCAGCACTGCTTTGGATTCTAATCGGCTCGATCTTGATCGGCGGCGTCCACGATATGACGGCGCTGACGGCTTCGATTCGGCACAAGGCCAGGTCGATTGCGGAGGTCGTGCGGCAGCACATGAGCCAACGCTCGTTTTTGCTGTTTCTCGCGTTCATCTGGATCGCTTTGGTGTACATCATCGTGGCGTTTACCGATGTCACGGCGTCGGCCTTTGTCGGTGGCGATGAATTGGTTCGGCGCGGCACGGCGACCGCGATGGCTGCCGATCCAAGCGCGGTGACCGCCGAAACCATCGGCGAGAGCGGCGGCGTGACCGGTGGAGCCATTGCAACGTCGTCGATTTTGTATCTCGTACTGCCGATTGTCATGGGGTTGTTGCTGCGCTACACGAGGCTTTCGCTCGGCTGGGCCACGTTGATCTTTGTTCCACTGGTGGGTGTGGTCATCTGGGTTGGCCAGTATTTTCCGTTCGACCTCGGCTTGATCCTTCAGCGACTCCATCCCACGATGGATTTAAGCGCTGCCGATCAAGCGGCGCAAAAGTGGTGGGACGTGGCGCTATTGGCTTATTGCTTGATCGCCGGGGTCGTGCCGGTGTGGCTGCTGCTGCAACCGCGCGGGCACTTGGGAGGATATTTTCTGTATGCGGCGCTGATGGCAGGTTTTATCGGCGTCGTCTTGGGCGGATTCGAGATTCAATACGACGCCTTCAAGGGTTGGGGAGCGACGGGCGGCAAGGGAGAGACGCTATTGCCGTTCCTGTTTATTACGATCGCCTGCGGGGCATGTTCCGGATTTCATTCGCTGATCGCATCTGGCACAACGTCAAAACAATTGAAGTTTGAAACGGACGCCAGGCCCGTTGGCTACGGCGCGATGCTTTTGGAAGCCATGGTGGCAACCTTTGCGCTTGCGAGCGTGATGATCTTGTCGAACGACAGCGCGTTAACCAAGCAAAGCCCCAACCAAATCTATGCTAGCGGGCTGGGCGAATTTTTGGGTACGCTGGGCATTGCCAAAGGCTTCGCCATTGCATTCGGACTGATGGCCTTTACGACATTCGTTTACGATACGCTCGATGTTTGCACGCGGCTGGGGCGGTACATCATTCAAGAACTGACGGGTTTGCAGAACTGGATCGGGCGGTGGTTGGGGACTGCACTGACGGCGGGTGTGCCGCTCTATTTCCTGTTGAATCCGCCAATCGACGCAAGTGGAAAGGCGGTTCCCGCTTGGAAGACCTTTTGGTTTTTATTCGGGGCGAGCAATCAATTGCTGGCCGCGTTGTCGCTGCTGGGAGTGACCGTGTGGTTATGGCGAACGCGAAGGGCAGGTTGGGTGTGGTTTGTGACCGGAATTCCGACGGTCGTCATGTACACGATGAGCACGTGGGCGCTGGTCGCGATGACCTGGCCGAAGTTTCTGAATGGCGATGGTGAATTTTCGGCTCCCTCCGACCCAGTGCCGTGGGCGGGGCTGATTTTGATACTTCTTGCGCTGTTGATGCTTATCGAGGCCGTGTTGGCAATCGCCCAATCCAAAGCGCCGCCGGCGGCGGGAACTCAACCGAAGCTTGTGCCAGCGACCTAG
- the folP gene encoding dihydropteroate synthase — MGIVNVTPDSFSDGGRYYDPKAAVDQALKLVGEGADFIDIGGESTRPYSESVPVQEELDRVLPVVQAVCKQVSVPVSIDTSKADVARAAVDAGVEIINDVTALTGDREMLAVVQASGAGVCAMHMQGTPQSMQDNPNYRDVVADILHFLLDTRDMLEAAGIAREKICLDPGIGFGKTHEHNLTLLAHCWRFHELGCPVLVGHSRKGFIAQVLGDKCANRCAGTIGVACALAAQGVQLLRVHDVGPVKQALQLFEAVDGP, encoded by the coding sequence ATGGGTATTGTGAATGTGACACCGGACAGCTTTTCCGATGGCGGGCGGTATTACGATCCAAAAGCCGCGGTCGACCAGGCATTGAAACTAGTCGGCGAAGGAGCTGATTTCATCGACATCGGTGGAGAAAGTACGCGGCCATATTCCGAATCCGTTCCGGTCCAAGAAGAACTTGATCGCGTTCTGCCGGTAGTTCAGGCGGTGTGCAAGCAAGTGAGCGTGCCGGTTTCGATCGATACCTCGAAGGCTGACGTGGCGCGTGCCGCGGTCGATGCCGGCGTCGAGATCATTAACGATGTGACGGCGCTGACCGGCGATCGCGAAATGCTGGCGGTCGTCCAGGCCAGCGGAGCCGGCGTTTGCGCGATGCACATGCAGGGGACGCCGCAGTCGATGCAAGACAATCCCAACTATCGCGACGTGGTGGCCGACATTTTACATTTCCTGCTCGACACGCGCGACATGCTCGAAGCGGCCGGTATCGCTCGAGAGAAGATTTGTCTCGATCCTGGCATCGGTTTTGGAAAGACTCACGAGCACAATCTGACGCTGCTGGCCCATTGCTGGCGTTTCCATGAACTCGGTTGTCCGGTGCTGGTGGGCCATTCGCGGAAGGGCTTTATTGCCCAGGTGCTGGGCGACAAGTGCGCCAACCGCTGTGCCGGTACGATTGGCGTCGCCTGCGCGTTGGCGGCTCAGGGTGTCCAATTATTGCGAGTGCATGACGTTGGGCCGGTGAAGCAAGCGCTGCAACTTTTCGAGGCGGTGGACGGCCCATGA
- a CDS encoding glutamate-5-semialdehyde dehydrogenase, whose translation MESIEMRDYCLDVARRARAAAVELVRAKSARKVEWLWRAADLLREQSDSILAANRHDVAAAPGFGLSNAEIDRLTLTPERLQTIAKALEDIAALTDPVGEVIESTVRPNGLKISKVRVPLGVVLFIYESRPNVTSDAAAICVKSGNAVILRGGKEAAHSSQAIVDLLRQALNECQLPVDAVQLVKTADRAAVGCLLQMHDLIDLAIPRGGEGLIRRVAEEATMPVIKHFTGNCHVYIDRAADLAIAERIAVNAKCQRMGVCNAAESLLVHSGVVAEFLPRIGAALDKQGVEIRGDESTRTWIASAKPATEADFKAEYLGPIISCRVVESLDEAIEHVNRYGSHHTDAIVTGDPEAAKQFAEQVDSAAVMVNASTRFNDGGEFGLGAEIGISTDKFHARGPCGLKELTSYKYVVIGEGHVRE comes from the coding sequence ATGGAATCCATCGAGATGCGCGACTACTGCCTCGATGTCGCTCGGCGCGCGCGGGCGGCGGCAGTCGAGCTTGTACGCGCCAAGAGCGCTCGAAAGGTCGAATGGCTCTGGCGCGCCGCCGACCTATTGCGGGAACAATCCGATTCGATTTTGGCTGCCAATCGGCACGATGTCGCGGCGGCTCCCGGTTTTGGCCTGTCCAATGCCGAGATAGATCGGTTGACGTTGACGCCAGAGCGACTTCAAACGATTGCCAAGGCCCTGGAGGACATCGCGGCTTTGACCGACCCTGTCGGCGAAGTCATCGAATCCACCGTTCGTCCCAATGGCTTGAAAATCTCGAAGGTTCGCGTGCCGCTAGGAGTCGTGCTGTTCATTTATGAATCGCGGCCGAATGTGACTTCCGACGCGGCGGCAATTTGTGTCAAAAGCGGCAATGCCGTGATTTTGCGCGGCGGCAAGGAAGCCGCCCACAGCAGCCAGGCGATTGTCGATCTCCTGCGCCAAGCGCTCAACGAGTGTCAGCTTCCCGTGGATGCCGTGCAGCTAGTCAAAACTGCCGATCGAGCGGCGGTCGGCTGTTTATTGCAGATGCACGACCTCATCGACTTGGCGATCCCTCGGGGAGGTGAAGGCTTGATTCGACGCGTGGCGGAGGAAGCGACCATGCCGGTCATCAAGCATTTTACGGGCAATTGTCATGTCTACATCGATCGGGCTGCCGATTTGGCGATCGCAGAGCGAATTGCGGTCAATGCGAAATGCCAGCGAATGGGAGTTTGCAATGCGGCCGAATCTTTGCTGGTTCATTCCGGAGTGGTGGCGGAGTTCTTGCCGCGGATTGGCGCGGCGCTCGATAAACAGGGAGTCGAAATTCGTGGAGACGAGAGCACGCGAACGTGGATTGCCAGCGCCAAACCGGCGACCGAGGCCGATTTCAAAGCGGAGTATTTAGGTCCGATCATCTCCTGTCGCGTGGTTGAATCGCTGGATGAAGCGATCGAGCATGTCAATCGATACGGATCTCATCACACGGATGCGATCGTCACCGGCGATCCCGAGGCCGCAAAGCAGTTTGCCGAGCAGGTCGATAGTGCGGCCGTGATGGTCAACGCCAGCACGCGGTTCAACGACGGCGGCGAATTTGGGCTGGGCGCGGAAATCGGCATCAGCACTGACAAATTCCACGCTCGCGGACCGTGCGGATTAAAGGAATTGACTAGCTATAAGTACGTGGTCATCGGCGAAGGACACGTCCGAGAGTAG
- a CDS encoding FliM/FliN family flagellar motor switch protein, with translation MSENFLTPAEIEALLGQAATSADAASMPRERGRESVSSEASPNGKTPDDTDSRPRHRHRETPADRKRRNRLWAIHEQAAHNVGVALSALLRTAVEVRLTDIDAIDCQSFTESIAAPTCIYSFRSPAAAGPWILEIPTAILIPMLDRLLGNNIGAIATAEPRPLSEIEQRLSMRLGACVAGEMNRAWASTIGLALSLERIECDPRWLSLGPPESEVFVASYDARLGKARGTLRFGIPPQAMDVLQRHLLPNSGTSIGGPQPTTFDHNPAPVDRVQLTVDLLSSPTTAEEVANLTIGDLIAVEHRIDSPAIVKLDGHPEFFGHLGAAGGRKAVRIENAIE, from the coding sequence ATGAGCGAAAACTTTCTCACCCCTGCGGAAATCGAAGCCCTCTTGGGCCAGGCTGCAACAAGTGCTGACGCTGCCTCGATGCCGCGCGAAAGGGGTCGGGAGTCAGTGTCGAGCGAAGCCTCGCCAAATGGTAAGACTCCCGACGACACTGACTCCCGACCCCGTCACCGTCACCGTGAAACCCCCGCCGATCGCAAGCGCCGCAATCGCCTGTGGGCAATTCACGAACAGGCCGCCCACAATGTCGGCGTTGCCCTTTCCGCGTTGCTGCGAACCGCCGTCGAGGTGCGATTGACGGATATCGACGCGATCGATTGCCAATCGTTCACCGAGAGCATCGCAGCGCCAACTTGCATCTACTCATTCCGTTCTCCCGCGGCGGCGGGGCCGTGGATCCTCGAAATCCCCACCGCGATTCTCATTCCGATGCTCGACCGTCTGCTCGGCAACAACATCGGCGCGATCGCAACAGCCGAGCCTCGCCCACTGAGCGAGATCGAGCAGCGTCTATCCATGCGACTCGGCGCTTGCGTTGCCGGCGAAATGAACCGCGCCTGGGCAAGCACGATCGGCCTGGCCCTGTCGCTCGAGCGGATCGAATGCGACCCGCGTTGGCTTTCGCTTGGCCCGCCGGAGAGCGAGGTTTTCGTCGCTTCGTACGATGCGCGGCTTGGAAAGGCTCGCGGCACGCTGCGGTTCGGCATTCCGCCGCAGGCGATGGATGTGCTACAGCGGCATCTCTTGCCCAATTCGGGCACGTCGATCGGTGGGCCTCAACCGACAACCTTCGACCACAATCCTGCGCCAGTCGATCGAGTGCAACTGACGGTCGACCTGCTCTCATCGCCAACAACGGCCGAGGAGGTGGCAAACCTTACGATCGGCGACCTGATCGCCGTCGAGCATCGCATCGATTCGCCCGCGATCGTCAAGCTTGACGGTCATCCAGAATTTTTCGGCCATCTGGGGGCAGCCGGCGGTCGAAAAGCGGTTCGAATTGAAAACGCCATCGAATAA
- the recO gene encoding DNA repair protein RecO, translating into MSSEKASAIVLKVVEFSETSSIVTLFTREFGKIHGLAKGARRPKGPFESALDLLGLCHVVFLRKSTGALDLLTEAKLQRRFRPPGRDLSCLYAGYYVAELLSELTDDYDPHPELFDLADQTLVGVSSNGSPSSLILRFELAALARLGHLPSLEMCVECGNPVQSTARVAFGLISGGVLCPKCRVGKRNVASLSAGALQAMSRLADLRGEAWKRLSIEPRVRGELRGLVGNYISHLLGHRPKMHEYLSK; encoded by the coding sequence GTGTCATCCGAGAAAGCCTCCGCCATCGTCCTTAAAGTGGTGGAATTCAGCGAAACGAGTAGCATCGTAACCCTGTTTACCAGGGAGTTTGGCAAGATACACGGTTTGGCGAAAGGCGCCCGTAGGCCCAAGGGTCCATTTGAGTCTGCACTTGACCTGCTGGGCCTATGCCATGTAGTCTTCCTCCGAAAATCGACCGGCGCGCTCGACTTGCTGACGGAGGCGAAGCTTCAGCGTCGCTTCCGTCCGCCCGGCCGCGACTTATCTTGTCTTTATGCCGGGTACTACGTCGCCGAATTGCTGAGCGAACTTACCGACGACTACGATCCTCATCCCGAACTTTTCGATCTAGCGGATCAAACGCTGGTCGGGGTATCGTCCAACGGATCGCCGTCGTCGTTGATTTTGCGCTTCGAATTGGCGGCGCTGGCCCGGCTGGGACATTTACCCTCGTTGGAAATGTGCGTTGAATGCGGCAATCCGGTGCAGTCCACTGCCCGCGTAGCGTTCGGCTTGATTTCCGGAGGCGTGCTGTGCCCGAAATGCCGGGTGGGAAAGCGGAACGTGGCGTCGCTGAGCGCCGGGGCGCTACAAGCAATGTCGCGATTGGCCGATTTGCGAGGCGAAGCCTGGAAGCGATTGTCGATCGAACCGCGAGTCCGCGGAGAACTTCGCGGCTTGGTGGGCAACTACATTTCGCATTTGCTCGGGCATCGGCCCAAGATGCACGAATACTTATCCAAATAG
- the asnS gene encoding asparagine--tRNA ligase produces MEKRSVADARKADTIGKQAKLQGWIRTRRDSKGGFSFLELNDGSCFGNIQIIADAKLSNYETEIKHLSPGSSVTVEGEVKASQGKGQATEVAASSVVVHGTADTDAYPLQKKGHSFEFLRTIAHLRPRTNTFGAIARLRNRVSYSIHQFFQARNFLYLHAPIITASDCEGAGEMFKVTTLNLANVPKREAAVDYAQDFFAKAAYLTVSGQLSGEAYACGLGNIYTFGPTFRAENSNTSRHLAEFWMVEPEMAFYELADNMQLAEEFIKHILRDALQDCAEEMEFFHQRVDKTVRATLEHIASSHFIRLPYTEAVERLEKSGQKFEFPVAWGRDLQAEHERWLTEQEFKSPVILFDYPRSIKPFYMRVNDDGRTVRAMDILVPGVGEIIGGSQREERLDILQNRMQEQGLNPEPYWWYLDLRRYGTVPHSGFGLGLERILQFITGMANIRDVIPFPRTPGSADF; encoded by the coding sequence ATGGAAAAGCGAAGTGTGGCGGACGCGCGCAAGGCGGATACGATCGGCAAGCAGGCAAAGCTGCAAGGCTGGATTCGCACCCGCCGCGATTCTAAGGGGGGCTTCTCGTTCCTGGAACTCAACGACGGCTCCTGCTTCGGTAACATTCAAATCATTGCCGACGCAAAGTTGTCGAATTACGAGACTGAAATTAAGCATCTCTCGCCCGGATCCAGCGTGACCGTCGAGGGAGAAGTCAAGGCCTCGCAGGGAAAAGGGCAGGCCACCGAGGTAGCGGCGTCTAGCGTCGTTGTTCACGGCACGGCCGACACAGACGCCTATCCACTGCAAAAGAAAGGGCATTCGTTCGAGTTTTTGCGAACGATCGCGCATCTGCGGCCGCGAACGAACACGTTCGGTGCCATCGCCCGCTTGCGAAATCGCGTCAGCTATTCGATTCACCAATTCTTCCAAGCGCGGAACTTTCTCTACTTGCATGCCCCGATCATTACGGCCAGCGATTGCGAAGGGGCCGGGGAGATGTTCAAGGTCACGACGCTCAATCTGGCCAACGTGCCGAAGCGTGAAGCGGCGGTCGATTATGCCCAAGATTTTTTCGCCAAAGCGGCCTATCTGACGGTCAGCGGGCAACTCAGCGGCGAAGCGTATGCCTGCGGGCTGGGCAATATATACACCTTTGGGCCGACGTTTCGGGCCGAAAACTCGAACACCTCGCGCCATCTGGCCGAATTCTGGATGGTCGAACCAGAAATGGCGTTCTACGAGCTGGCCGACAACATGCAGTTGGCCGAGGAGTTTATCAAGCACATCCTGCGCGACGCGCTGCAAGACTGTGCCGAGGAAATGGAGTTTTTCCACCAGCGCGTCGATAAAACCGTCCGCGCCACGCTCGAGCACATTGCCTCCAGCCATTTCATTCGGCTGCCCTATACCGAAGCCGTGGAGCGGCTGGAAAAATCGGGCCAGAAGTTTGAATTTCCCGTCGCCTGGGGCCGCGATTTGCAAGCCGAGCACGAACGCTGGCTTACCGAGCAGGAATTCAAAAGCCCGGTTATTCTGTTCGATTACCCGCGCAGCATCAAACCGTTCTACATGCGCGTCAACGACGATGGCCGCACCGTGAGGGCGATGGACATCCTGGTCCCCGGCGTCGGCGAAATCATCGGCGGCAGCCAGCGCGAAGAACGCCTCGATATTTTGCAAAACCGCATGCAAGAGCAGGGACTAAACCCCGAACCATATTGGTGGTATCTCGATTTGCGACGGTATGGAACGGTTCCCCATTCCGGGTTTGGCCTGGGATTGGAGCGAATTTTGCAATTCATCACCGGCATGGCAAACATTCGCGATGTCATCCCCTTCCCCCGCACGCCAGGAAGCGCCGATTTCTAG
- a CDS encoding serine acetyltransferase — protein sequence MATDIRLKEQLPELTKRIVQTYRHESAINHLGHCALPNYEVIINCCEDLKEILYPGFRRREGLHMGNVLYHVGDLIDSLHDKLTVQIGRALRHDSGASQMCTDENDFEALGQAKTIQFLECIPELRSMLALDVQAAYDGDPAVRTTDEIVFCYPGLEAITVYRLAHALHKLGVPFIPRMMTEWAHSRTGIDIHPGAKIGHHFFIDHGTGVVVGETCEIGNYVKLYQGVTLGALSFPTDGEGNLVRGQKRHPTLEDHVIIYASATILGGRTVIGHHSVVGSSVWLTKSVAPQTTVVIEAPKLRMRNEGLGDLEPDLNFVI from the coding sequence ATGGCTACCGACATTCGACTTAAAGAGCAACTGCCGGAGTTGACCAAGCGCATCGTGCAAACCTACCGCCACGAGAGCGCGATCAATCACCTGGGACATTGCGCGTTGCCAAATTACGAGGTGATCATCAATTGCTGCGAAGATCTGAAGGAGATTCTATATCCGGGCTTCCGGCGGCGCGAAGGTCTGCACATGGGCAATGTGTTGTACCATGTGGGCGATTTGATTGACTCGTTGCACGATAAGCTGACCGTGCAAATCGGCCGCGCATTGCGGCACGACTCGGGGGCCAGTCAAATGTGTACCGACGAAAACGATTTTGAAGCGCTCGGCCAGGCCAAAACCATTCAATTTCTCGAATGCATTCCCGAACTGCGGAGCATGTTGGCGCTCGACGTGCAAGCCGCTTACGATGGCGACCCTGCGGTGCGGACGACCGACGAAATCGTGTTCTGCTATCCCGGCTTGGAAGCAATTACGGTTTATCGTTTGGCGCACGCGTTGCACAAACTAGGAGTGCCATTTATTCCACGCATGATGACCGAATGGGCCCATTCGCGCACCGGAATCGACATCCATCCCGGCGCCAAGATCGGACACCATTTTTTCATCGACCACGGAACCGGCGTGGTCGTCGGCGAAACCTGCGAAATCGGCAATTATGTCAAACTTTATCAAGGCGTAACACTCGGAGCGCTCAGCTTTCCGACCGACGGCGAAGGAAATTTGGTGCGCGGCCAAAAGCGCCATCCAACTCTGGAAGACCATGTGATAATTTATGCCAGCGCAACCATTCTCGGCGGCCGCACGGTCATCGGCCATCATTCAGTCGTCGGTTCGAGTGTTTGGCTAACGAAAAGCGTCGCTCCGCAGACGACCGTTGTCATCGAGGCTCCAAAACTACGAATGCGCAACGAAGGGCTTGGAGACTTGGAGCCAGACTTAAATTTCGTGATCTGA